One window from the genome of Kryptolebias marmoratus isolate JLee-2015 linkage group LG1, ASM164957v2, whole genome shotgun sequence encodes:
- the atad1a gene encoding ATPase family AAA domain-containing protein 1-A isoform X3, translating into MLLKDFPREALMRPLSRNEVFGMLVRLTIFGAATYYSIKWVVEAMDPTSKQKNQAKKRAEQLMKRIGVEGVKLTEYEMNIASHLVDPQTIKVSWRDIAGLDEIIHELQDTVILPFQKRHLLPESKLFQPPKGVLLFGPPGCGKTMIAKATAKASGCKFINLQASTLTDMWYGESQKLTAAVFSLAVKIQPCIIFIDEIESFLRNRSSLDHEATAMMKAQFMSLWDGLDTSATTQVMVMGATNRPQDVDPAILRRMPATFYVGLPVSCNTRQREDILRLILAGENVRRDFFSPSSAVDNVTQFAAMLTRSVVPVFSLLSQSERANYITHEFLALYWQQTAPKTTDNKVCISV; encoded by the exons ATGCTACTGAAAGATTTTCCCCGGGAAGCCCTGATGCGGCCTTTGTCTAGGAATGAAGTGTTTGGCATGTTAGTGAGGCTGACCATCTTTGGTGCAGCCACATACTACAGCATCAAATGGGTGGTAGAAGCAATGGACCCTACctctaaacagaaaaatcaagCCAAGAAAAGG GCAGAGCAGCTGATGAAGAGAATAGGTGTCGAGGGCGTCAAACTGACCGAGTACGAGATGAACATCGCGTCTCATCTAGTTGATCCACAAACTATAAAG GTGTCCTGGAGAGATATCGCAGGTCTGGATGAGATCATCCATGAGCTCCAAGACACAGTTATACTACCGTTCCAAAAGAGACACCTGTTACCTGAATCCAAACTCTTCCAGCCTCCTAAAG gtgttttattatttggtcCTCCGGGTTGCGGGAAGACCATGATCGCCAAGGCAACAGCTAAAGCCTCAGGATGCAAGTTTATCAACCTCCAGGCCTCCACGCTGACAGATATGTGGTACGGTGAATCCCAGAAACTGACTGCCGCAGTCTTCTCTTTAGCTGTCAAAATTCAGCCTTGTATCATCTTCATCGATGAGATCG AGTCATTTTTGAGAAATCGATCCAGCCTGGACCACGAGGCCACAGCCATGATGAAGGCCCAGTTCATGAGTCTGTGGGATGGACTGGACACCTCCGCAACCACccag GTGATGGTGATGGGAGCTACAAACAGGCCGCAGGACGTGGATCCAGCAATCCTGCGTAGGATGCCCGCCACATTCTATGTCGGCCTGCCAGTAAGCTGT AACACAAGGCAAAGAGAAGACATCCTGAGGCTGATTTTAGCAGGGGAAAATGTAAGACGGGACTTCTTCTCACCCTCGTCGGCTGTGGACAACGTTACTCAATTCGCTGCTATGTTGACTCGTTCTGTCGTACCTGTGTTTTCTCTTCTCAGTCAAAGTGAAAGAGCAAATTACATCACACATGAGTTCTTGGCTCTTTACTGGCAGCAAACAGCACCAAAAACTACTGACAACAAAGTCTGTATATCAGTCTGA